The Cyanobacteria bacterium FACHB-DQ100 genome includes the window TGTGGAGCATCGACAGCACAAGGGATTATCGGTGGTGCTTCAAATTAATGTGGGATAGGTTGCGATATCGTGCCAAGTCCAAGAACGAGAGGCTAATCCTGCCCGCTGTGCTGCGGTTGATTTGAATCGACTGTGCTGCCAAA containing:
- a CDS encoding IS1 family transposase → WQHSRFKSTAAQRAGLASRSWTWHDIATYPTLI